A DNA window from Amycolatopsis sp. DSM 110486 contains the following coding sequences:
- a CDS encoding aminopeptidase P family N-terminal domain-containing protein has product MKRGLHVLDPAETSDQEWGDRVAALQKAMAAQGVDVAFVYADVSRSDDLAYLTNLCLYWNEGVLAIPAEGPVTFLTKLSLRVQNWMKASSKVTEFSGGKNFADLVAKYLLGKKNGTIGLVDAALWPADVADEIVAAVPGWQVKRLGSLVREQRLIPSAAETELLRAAGRILDDAAAKATVEGSTAGSRVETVERALRGGGFLDLYPSSLSTSDGVTSFGVTGQYRMNWVYSSRVLGDGASWPAAIKDALTAAIAAAKAGARIGSLAEAAAPALAKLPGGAKAEVRWVNQADLSTSGEFRAQDPAAVLADGEAGAVSVEVAFADGGNAAVAETVRVTEGEPEHLTGAQR; this is encoded by the coding sequence GTGAAACGAGGTCTGCACGTACTCGACCCCGCGGAAACCTCCGACCAGGAGTGGGGCGACCGCGTCGCCGCGCTCCAGAAGGCCATGGCGGCCCAGGGCGTCGACGTCGCGTTCGTCTACGCCGACGTGTCCCGCTCCGACGACCTCGCCTACCTGACCAACCTGTGCCTCTACTGGAACGAAGGCGTGCTGGCGATCCCCGCCGAGGGACCCGTCACGTTCCTCACCAAGCTGTCGCTGCGGGTGCAGAACTGGATGAAGGCCTCGTCGAAGGTCACGGAGTTCAGCGGCGGCAAGAACTTCGCCGACCTCGTCGCGAAGTACCTGCTGGGCAAGAAGAACGGCACCATCGGCCTGGTCGACGCCGCGCTGTGGCCCGCCGACGTGGCCGACGAGATCGTGGCCGCGGTGCCCGGCTGGCAGGTCAAGCGCCTCGGCAGCCTGGTCCGTGAGCAGCGGCTCATCCCGTCGGCGGCCGAGACCGAGCTGCTGCGCGCGGCCGGCCGCATCCTCGACGACGCCGCGGCCAAGGCGACGGTGGAGGGCAGCACCGCCGGCAGCCGTGTCGAGACCGTGGAACGCGCCTTGCGCGGCGGCGGTTTCCTCGACCTGTACCCGAGCTCGCTGTCCACTTCGGACGGCGTGACGTCCTTCGGCGTCACCGGGCAGTACCGCATGAACTGGGTGTACTCGAGCCGCGTCCTCGGTGACGGCGCGAGCTGGCCGGCCGCGATCAAGGACGCGCTGACCGCGGCCATCGCGGCAGCCAAGGCCGGCGCGAGGATCGGCTCGCTCGCCGAGGCCGCCGCGCCCGCGCTGGCGAAGCTGCCGGGCGGCGCCAAGGCCGAGGTCCGCTGGGTCAACCAGGCCGATCTGTCCACGAGCGGCGAGTTCCGCGCCCAGGACCCGGCTGCCGTACTGGCCGACGGCGAAGCGGGCGCGGTGTCCGTGGAGGTTGCCTTCGCCGACGGCGGCAACGCGGCCGTGGCCGAGACCGTCCGCGTCACCGAAGGCGAACCCGAACACCTGACAGGAGCACAGCGGTGA
- a CDS encoding Xaa-Pro peptidase family protein, which translates to MTIDHAPAPAGAGLSPEDLAELQLRHRKIRDAMAEQGLDVVLAYGPAWRRENIRYFTDVTPAGSAALVVFPAEGDAVAFSTRPSDLAAFTAQGWVGEARRLDPANPAELGVVLKELAPRRIGIAHHELVPLVLMETIRAAAPGAEVGSATKLLDTARLVKSEWELARMRRSAVVCAAGWEAFVDVLEPGLPEYRIVAEVEARLKNLGAEDNFMLIASGRDEVRGMTPPGDRLLEAGDMVRTELTPKMDGYWLQICRSAVVGKADDGQRKSFDLFNEAVEAGISVVRPGITAHEVAVAENDVFRKYGYGEYCSSNYTRVRGHGHGLHLDETPIIEGNHTVLPENSVFIIHPNTYTPLAGYHVLGDPVRVTADGCEVLITTERKLFETGDVA; encoded by the coding sequence ATGACGATCGACCACGCCCCGGCACCCGCCGGTGCGGGCCTGTCCCCCGAGGACCTCGCGGAGCTGCAGCTGCGGCACCGCAAGATCCGCGACGCGATGGCCGAGCAGGGCCTCGACGTCGTACTCGCCTACGGCCCGGCCTGGCGGCGCGAGAACATCCGCTACTTCACCGACGTGACCCCGGCCGGCAGCGCCGCGCTCGTGGTGTTCCCCGCCGAGGGTGACGCGGTGGCGTTCTCGACCCGGCCTTCGGACCTCGCGGCGTTCACCGCGCAGGGCTGGGTCGGCGAGGCCCGGCGGCTGGACCCGGCGAACCCGGCGGAGCTGGGCGTGGTCCTCAAGGAGCTGGCGCCGCGGCGCATCGGCATCGCCCACCACGAGCTCGTGCCGCTCGTGCTCATGGAGACGATCCGCGCCGCGGCGCCGGGCGCCGAAGTCGGGTCGGCCACGAAGCTGCTCGACACCGCGCGGCTGGTGAAGAGCGAGTGGGAGCTGGCCCGGATGCGCCGCAGCGCCGTGGTGTGCGCGGCCGGCTGGGAAGCGTTCGTGGACGTGCTCGAGCCGGGGCTGCCGGAGTACCGGATCGTCGCGGAGGTCGAGGCGCGGCTGAAGAACCTCGGTGCCGAGGACAACTTCATGCTCATCGCTTCGGGCCGCGACGAGGTGCGCGGCATGACCCCGCCCGGCGACCGGCTGCTCGAAGCGGGCGACATGGTGCGGACCGAGCTCACGCCCAAGATGGACGGTTACTGGCTGCAGATCTGCCGCTCCGCCGTGGTGGGCAAGGCCGACGACGGGCAGCGCAAGTCGTTCGACCTGTTCAACGAGGCCGTCGAGGCCGGCATCTCCGTGGTGCGCCCGGGCATCACCGCCCACGAGGTGGCGGTGGCCGAGAACGACGTGTTCCGCAAGTACGGCTACGGCGAGTACTGCTCCAGCAACTACACCCGCGTGCGCGGCCACGGCCACGGCCTGCACCTCGACGAGACGCCGATCATCGAGGGCAACCACACCGTGCTGCCCGAGAACTCCGTGTTCATCATCCACCCCAACACCTACACGCCGCTGGCCGGCTACCACGTGCTCGGCGACCCCGTGCGCGTGACCGCCGACGGCTGTGAAGTGCTGATCACGACCGAACGGAAGCTGTTCGAGACAGGAGACGTGGCGTGA
- a CDS encoding MFS transporter, whose translation MPPSPATSSHSLLSRLDESAFTARHLRIYVTVLIGHFLCGFVINLTGVILPGVIKTFHLTSESAGVFSSALFAGMLVGAAVAGTVSDRFGRKVPLSITVIVYAVFSLAAVFAPSFGALVTFRALQGIGLGAEIAVVLPYIAEFVPSRHRGPLVTAATAAWLIGLPTAAAVGTAVVPAFGWRAMFVIATVPVLVGVFMLATLPESVRYLLRRERLAEAAAIVSGLCRGGNPTEAPAARHSAPETSGTVRTLVARHYLRYTIAIWFMEVCAGAFLYGLSSWLPSVLEGQGVDLLKSFGYTAIITAAGVVGAILAGQLINRIGRRVVLGGAFILSGLFCLAWGTTSATGAVIVLGSLATFFGSGLAGSTLFAYASELYPTASRATGLGWAAAWQKVGGLIMPVLVGFILAAHASQFLFFLVFGIISILAGIAALVATFETRGRTVEQITSEITGEGAPAALTPARS comes from the coding sequence ATGCCCCCGTCCCCCGCGACCTCGTCCCACTCCCTGCTCTCCCGCCTCGACGAGTCGGCGTTCACCGCACGGCACCTGAGGATCTACGTAACCGTCCTCATCGGACATTTCCTGTGCGGGTTCGTGATCAACCTGACCGGCGTGATCCTGCCGGGTGTCATCAAGACCTTCCACCTCACCAGCGAGTCGGCCGGGGTGTTCTCCTCGGCGCTGTTCGCGGGCATGCTCGTGGGCGCGGCCGTCGCCGGCACGGTGTCCGACCGGTTCGGCCGGAAGGTGCCGCTGTCGATCACGGTGATCGTCTACGCCGTGTTCTCACTCGCCGCGGTGTTCGCACCCAGTTTCGGCGCGTTGGTCACGTTCCGCGCGCTGCAGGGGATCGGGCTCGGCGCCGAGATCGCCGTGGTCCTGCCCTACATCGCCGAGTTCGTGCCCTCGCGCCACCGCGGCCCGCTCGTCACCGCGGCCACGGCGGCGTGGCTGATCGGGCTGCCGACGGCGGCCGCGGTCGGCACCGCGGTGGTGCCGGCGTTCGGCTGGCGTGCGATGTTCGTGATCGCCACCGTGCCGGTGCTCGTCGGTGTGTTCATGCTGGCGACGCTGCCGGAGTCGGTCCGCTACCTGCTGCGCCGCGAGCGCCTCGCCGAAGCGGCGGCCATCGTCAGCGGCCTGTGCCGAGGCGGTAACCCCACCGAAGCTCCCGCCGCCCGGCACTCGGCACCCGAGACCAGCGGCACCGTGCGCACGCTCGTCGCCCGGCACTACCTGCGCTACACGATCGCCATCTGGTTCATGGAGGTCTGCGCCGGCGCGTTCCTCTACGGGCTCTCGAGCTGGCTGCCGTCCGTGCTGGAAGGCCAGGGCGTGGACCTGCTCAAGAGCTTCGGCTACACGGCGATCATCACGGCCGCCGGCGTGGTCGGCGCGATCCTCGCCGGGCAGCTGATCAACCGGATCGGCCGCCGCGTCGTCCTCGGCGGGGCATTCATCCTCAGTGGACTGTTCTGCCTGGCCTGGGGCACCACGTCGGCGACCGGCGCGGTGATCGTGCTCGGTTCGCTGGCCACGTTCTTCGGCAGCGGCCTCGCCGGCAGCACGCTCTTCGCCTACGCCAGCGAGCTCTACCCCACGGCGAGCCGCGCGACCGGGCTCGGCTGGGCGGCGGCGTGGCAGAAGGTCGGCGGCCTCATCATGCCCGTGCTCGTCGGGTTCATCCTGGCGGCGCACGCTTCGCAGTTCCTGTTCTTCCTGGTCTTCGGGATCATCTCCATCCTCGCCGGGATCGCCGCGCTCGTGGCGACCTTCGAGACCCGCGGCCGCACCGTCGAGCAGATCACGAGTGAGATCACCGGCGAAGGGGCGCCCGCCGCCCTGACCCCGGCGCGCTCCTGA
- a CDS encoding MarR family winged helix-turn-helix transcriptional regulator: protein MTTNDTETFDELGPEAGLGEVLLALGGRLTRLQTELLAELELPLTIRQYRILSRVGSGHTSLTALCKLAHRNPSTMSESVDKMVNQGLLSRRPSATSRRTMQLELTTKGVNARDTARRTLDKFAAELTAGLTSEMRDQLLPALSQLYFDVQGNLDDR, encoded by the coding sequence ATGACCACCAACGACACTGAGACCTTCGACGAGCTGGGCCCGGAAGCGGGCCTCGGCGAGGTCTTGCTGGCACTGGGCGGGCGCTTGACCCGGCTCCAGACGGAGCTGCTCGCCGAGCTCGAGCTGCCGCTCACCATCCGGCAGTACCGGATCCTCTCGAGGGTCGGGAGCGGCCACACGTCGCTCACGGCGCTGTGCAAGCTCGCGCACCGCAATCCGTCGACGATGTCCGAAAGCGTCGACAAGATGGTGAACCAGGGCTTACTCTCGCGCCGCCCCTCGGCCACGAGCCGGCGCACGATGCAACTCGAGCTCACCACCAAGGGCGTCAACGCGCGGGACACCGCCCGGCGCACCCTCGACAAGTTCGCGGCCGAGCTGACCGCGGGCCTCACCTCCGAGATGCGCGACCAGCTGCTGCCCGCGCTCTCGCAGCTCTACTTCGACGTCCAGGGCAACCTGGACGACCGGTGA
- a CDS encoding aromatic ring-hydroxylating dioxygenase subunit alpha yields the protein MAAFARNQWYVAAYGREVGRELFSRTVLGEPIVFYRTESGDVVALADRCVHRRYPLSESRLDGDKIVCGYHGFTYDSAGSCVFVPGQARIPRTARVPSYPVVEQDSFVWVWIGERELADESTIPRAPWLADPAYTSVSGMEPLAARYELLVDNLLDLSHETYLHGGYIGTPEVANTPITTEVDEDRGIIYVSRHMADAECPSFYAKSTGIEGRITRWQDIEYHPPCLYLLHSRIAPVGVLPNSDGTDPDGFHVEVVYAITPETEHSTHDFWAVARDFALDDASVSDFLAENNRTVVLQDVRALDILERVIEAEPEGYQELSVNIDTGGLAARRILKKMAAGESAQVVSS from the coding sequence ATGGCAGCGTTTGCCCGAAACCAGTGGTATGTCGCCGCATACGGTCGCGAAGTGGGCCGGGAGCTGTTCTCCCGGACCGTGCTCGGCGAGCCGATCGTCTTCTACCGCACCGAATCCGGCGACGTCGTCGCTCTGGCCGACCGCTGCGTGCACCGCCGCTACCCGCTCTCGGAGAGCCGGCTCGACGGCGACAAGATCGTCTGCGGCTACCACGGCTTCACCTACGACAGCGCCGGCTCGTGCGTGTTCGTCCCCGGCCAGGCACGGATTCCGCGCACCGCACGGGTTCCGTCCTACCCGGTGGTGGAGCAGGACTCGTTCGTATGGGTCTGGATCGGCGAGCGCGAGCTGGCCGACGAGTCCACCATCCCGCGAGCCCCGTGGCTCGCGGACCCGGCCTACACCAGCGTGAGCGGCATGGAACCACTCGCCGCGCGTTACGAGCTGCTGGTGGACAACCTGCTCGACCTGTCGCACGAGACTTACCTGCACGGCGGCTACATCGGCACGCCGGAGGTCGCGAACACGCCGATCACCACGGAGGTCGACGAGGACCGCGGCATCATCTACGTCAGCCGCCACATGGCCGACGCCGAGTGCCCGTCGTTCTACGCCAAGTCCACGGGCATCGAAGGCCGGATCACGCGCTGGCAGGACATCGAGTACCACCCGCCGTGCCTGTACCTGCTGCACAGCCGTATCGCGCCCGTCGGTGTGCTGCCGAACTCCGACGGCACCGACCCCGACGGCTTCCACGTCGAGGTCGTCTACGCGATCACTCCGGAGACCGAGCACAGCACCCACGACTTCTGGGCCGTGGCAAGGGACTTCGCGCTCGACGACGCCAGTGTGTCCGATTTCCTCGCGGAGAACAACCGCACGGTCGTGCTGCAGGACGTGCGGGCGCTCGACATCCTCGAACGCGTCATCGAGGCCGAGCCCGAGGGGTACCAGGAGCTTTCGGTCAACATCGACACGGGCGGGCTGGCGGCGCGCCGCATCCTCAAGAAGATGGCGGCCGGCGAGAGCGCGCAGGTCGTGTCGTCGTGA
- a CDS encoding PDR/VanB family oxidoreductase, with translation MSVLATELELDVVLAAPERLADGVVRLTLRDPAGAAMPAWEPGAHVDLVLGPDLVRQYSLCGDPADRSVLQVAVLHEPSGRGGSAHVHGLTGGERLRVRGPRNHFGMVPSPRYLFVAGGIGITPLVPMLAAAEAAGAEWRLLYGGRTRASMAFAAELGERYGERVELVPQDERGLLDLDAALAAAPGAAVYCCGPEPLLAAVEQRCAPDLLHIERFTALPDTGPRDAFEIELAQSGRTLAVPADRSILSVLEESGVPVLSSCQEGTCGTCETGVLAGVPDHRDSVLTGPEREAGDVMMICVSRCAGARLVLDL, from the coding sequence ATGAGCGTCCTGGCCACGGAGCTGGAGCTCGACGTGGTGCTGGCGGCCCCGGAACGGCTGGCCGACGGCGTCGTCCGGCTGACCCTGCGCGACCCGGCCGGCGCGGCGATGCCGGCGTGGGAGCCGGGTGCGCACGTGGACCTCGTGCTGGGCCCGGATCTCGTGCGGCAGTACTCGCTGTGCGGTGATCCGGCCGACCGGTCGGTGCTGCAGGTGGCCGTGCTGCACGAGCCGTCCGGACGCGGGGGCTCGGCGCACGTCCACGGACTGACCGGTGGCGAGCGGCTGCGCGTGCGCGGCCCGCGCAACCACTTCGGGATGGTGCCTTCGCCGCGCTACTTGTTCGTGGCGGGTGGCATCGGCATCACGCCGCTCGTGCCGATGCTGGCCGCGGCCGAGGCGGCGGGCGCCGAGTGGCGCCTGCTCTACGGCGGCCGCACGCGGGCGTCGATGGCCTTCGCCGCGGAACTGGGCGAACGCTACGGCGAACGCGTGGAGCTCGTGCCGCAGGACGAGCGCGGACTGCTAGACCTCGACGCGGCGCTGGCCGCGGCACCGGGCGCGGCCGTCTACTGCTGCGGCCCGGAACCGTTGCTGGCGGCCGTCGAGCAGCGGTGTGCGCCCGATTTGCTGCACATCGAGCGGTTCACGGCGCTCCCCGACACCGGTCCGCGCGACGCCTTCGAGATCGAGCTCGCCCAGTCGGGCCGGACGTTGGCGGTACCGGCGGACCGCTCGATCCTGTCGGTGCTCGAAGAGTCCGGCGTGCCCGTGTTGTCCTCCTGCCAGGAAGGTACGTGCGGCACGTGCGAGACCGGCGTGCTCGCGGGGGTGCCGGACCACCGCGACTCCGTGCTCACCGGCCCGGAGCGCGAGGCGGGTGACGTGATGATGATCTGCGTGTCGCGCTGCGCCGGCGCGCGACTCGTTCTGGATCTGTGA
- a CDS encoding IclR family transcriptional regulator — MTRQAPATGTSVTSKVLALLEAFTPDAADLSLSELARRSGVSLATAHRRAAELVEWGALERDAAGRYRIGLRLWEVASLAPRGLGLRDAAMPFLEDLYEVTHENVQLAVREGLEVVFVERIAGRDAVPVWTRVGGRFALHATGVGLVLLAHAPAAVQEEVLGAPLHSYTPKTVCDPIRLRRTLAEVRKLGYSVSDGQVTVDALSVGAPVFTADGTVAAAVSLVVRAGSTQPGALAPVVMAAARGICRALAGGPARVFPAGRTRP, encoded by the coding sequence ATGACCCGGCAAGCCCCGGCGACGGGCACCTCCGTGACCAGCAAGGTGCTGGCGCTGCTCGAGGCTTTCACCCCGGACGCCGCGGACCTCAGCCTCAGCGAGCTGGCCCGGCGTTCCGGCGTCTCCCTCGCGACCGCGCACCGGCGCGCGGCCGAGCTCGTCGAGTGGGGTGCGCTGGAACGCGACGCGGCTGGGCGCTACCGCATCGGGCTGCGGCTGTGGGAGGTCGCGTCGCTCGCTCCGCGCGGGCTCGGCTTGCGCGACGCGGCGATGCCGTTCCTGGAGGACCTGTACGAGGTCACGCACGAGAACGTCCAGCTCGCCGTGCGCGAGGGCCTGGAGGTCGTGTTCGTCGAACGCATCGCCGGGCGCGACGCCGTGCCGGTCTGGACCCGCGTCGGCGGCCGGTTCGCCTTGCACGCCACGGGCGTCGGCCTCGTCCTGCTCGCCCACGCGCCCGCGGCCGTGCAGGAAGAAGTGCTCGGAGCGCCCCTGCACAGCTACACGCCGAAGACGGTCTGCGACCCGATTCGGCTGCGCCGCACGCTCGCCGAGGTCCGCAAGCTCGGCTACTCCGTCAGCGACGGCCAGGTGACCGTCGACGCCCTCTCCGTCGGCGCCCCGGTCTTCACCGCCGACGGCACGGTCGCGGCGGCAGTGTCCCTTGTGGTGCGTGCCGGCAGCACGCAGCCGGGAGCGTTGGCGCCCGTGGTGATGGCGGCCGCGCGCGGCATCTGCCGGGCACTGGCGGGCGGGCCGGCGCGGGTGTTCCCGGCCGGCCGCACCCGCCCGTGA
- a CDS encoding CU044_5270 family protein, translating to MNDLQKLEMLLAADDPTPAAVAQSRRRLQERIAGKPARGLTARPVRGLRAAWLAGGTGAIAAAAVAVAVFSAAPAPPAAPPVVQSGPQVLLAAATVAERSPDATGTYWHVTITETGPGAAVTDYWVKPDGHWWFRGAKTGGKAMPMPGSQPFSLVGVHLTYAQLRALPTDPAALKAWIAEAETHSAARTSGGPFTAAERDRATFESLVSLVSTLPAPPAVRAAAFRAISEYPGVGTLGAVPGGQGLTIPPDGLRLVVDPATGRVNATSVYVTADGAQYLIAPPGTARVDAGWTDIPPQ from the coding sequence ATGAATGACCTGCAGAAGCTCGAAATGCTGCTCGCCGCCGACGACCCGACGCCCGCCGCCGTGGCGCAGAGCCGCCGCCGGCTGCAGGAGCGGATCGCCGGCAAGCCCGCCCGCGGCCTCACCGCGAGGCCGGTCCGGGGGCTGCGCGCGGCGTGGCTGGCCGGAGGGACCGGCGCCATCGCGGCCGCGGCCGTCGCTGTCGCGGTGTTCAGCGCGGCCCCGGCCCCGCCCGCCGCGCCGCCCGTTGTCCAGTCCGGGCCGCAGGTGCTGCTCGCCGCCGCGACCGTCGCCGAGCGCTCGCCCGACGCGACGGGCACCTACTGGCACGTGACGATCACCGAGACCGGCCCGGGCGCGGCCGTCACGGACTACTGGGTCAAGCCCGACGGGCACTGGTGGTTCCGCGGCGCGAAGACCGGCGGGAAGGCGATGCCGATGCCCGGCTCGCAGCCGTTCTCGCTCGTGGGCGTGCACCTGACCTACGCCCAGCTGCGCGCTCTGCCCACCGACCCGGCGGCGCTCAAGGCGTGGATCGCCGAGGCCGAGACGCACAGCGCCGCACGGACGAGCGGCGGCCCGTTCACGGCCGCCGAGCGGGACCGGGCGACGTTCGAGTCGCTGGTCTCGCTGGTGTCCACGCTGCCGGCGCCGCCGGCGGTGCGGGCCGCGGCGTTCCGGGCGATCTCCGAGTACCCGGGTGTCGGCACGCTCGGCGCCGTGCCGGGCGGGCAGGGCCTGACGATTCCGCCGGACGGCCTGCGCCTCGTCGTCGACCCCGCCACGGGTCGCGTCAACGCCACTTCCGTCTACGTCACCGCCGACGGCGCGCAGTACCTCATCGCGCCGCCCGGCACCGCCCGCGTCGACGCGGGCTGGACGGACATTCCGCCGCAGTAG
- a CDS encoding sigma factor-like helix-turn-helix DNA-binding protein, with the protein MALALGISSGTVGSRLHRARQKLAPILAQEARDE; encoded by the coding sequence GTGGCCCTGGCCCTCGGCATCTCCTCCGGCACGGTCGGCTCCCGGCTGCACCGCGCCCGTCAGAAGCTCGCTCCGATCCTGGCCCAGGAGGCTCGCGATGAATGA
- a CDS encoding ATP-dependent DNA ligase: MELPVMPPVRPMLAKAVHEVPRTEGLWFEPKWDGFRCVVFRDGAEVELGSRNDRPLTRYFPELVELLGDALPEKCVVDGEIVLVTPRGLDFESLQLRLHPAASRVRKLAEETPASFVAFDLLALGDRDLTAEPFSTRRRILEDLLGDNPSGGLQRVHLTPLTTDPDTAEDWFTRFEGAGFDGVMAKPADQPYEQDKRVMWKVKHERTADCVVAGFRWHKDGQGVGSLLLGLFDDAGALHHVGVASSFTAKRRRELVDELAPLRENALEGHPWRTWAEYEPEPGRRPGANSRWAPQKDLSWEAVRPEWVAEVRYEHLQGGRFRHGGRLVRFRPDREPASCTYAQLEEAPPAELATLFGEAR, translated from the coding sequence GTGGAGCTTCCCGTGATGCCGCCGGTGCGGCCGATGCTCGCCAAGGCCGTGCACGAGGTCCCCAGGACCGAGGGGCTCTGGTTCGAGCCCAAGTGGGACGGGTTCCGCTGCGTCGTGTTCCGCGACGGAGCCGAGGTGGAGCTGGGCTCGCGCAACGACCGCCCGCTCACGCGCTACTTCCCCGAGCTGGTCGAGCTACTGGGCGACGCGCTGCCGGAGAAGTGCGTGGTCGACGGCGAGATCGTGCTGGTCACGCCGCGGGGCCTGGACTTCGAGTCGCTGCAGCTGCGGCTGCACCCGGCCGCGAGCCGCGTGCGGAAGCTGGCCGAGGAGACGCCGGCGAGCTTCGTGGCGTTCGACCTGCTGGCCTTGGGCGACCGCGACCTCACGGCCGAGCCGTTCAGCACGCGCCGGCGGATCCTGGAAGACCTGCTCGGCGACAACCCGAGCGGCGGCCTGCAGCGCGTCCACCTGACCCCGCTGACCACGGATCCGGACACGGCCGAGGACTGGTTCACCCGCTTCGAGGGCGCGGGCTTCGACGGCGTGATGGCCAAGCCCGCCGATCAGCCGTACGAGCAGGACAAGCGCGTGATGTGGAAGGTCAAGCACGAGCGCACGGCCGACTGCGTCGTCGCCGGGTTCCGCTGGCACAAGGACGGCCAGGGCGTCGGCTCGCTGCTGCTCGGCTTGTTCGACGACGCCGGCGCGTTGCACCACGTCGGCGTGGCCAGCAGCTTCACGGCCAAAAGGCGCCGTGAGCTGGTCGACGAGCTGGCGCCCCTGCGGGAGAACGCGCTGGAAGGCCACCCGTGGCGCACCTGGGCCGAGTACGAGCCCGAGCCCGGCCGGCGGCCCGGCGCGAACAGTCGCTGGGCGCCGCAGAAGGACCTGTCGTGGGAGGCCGTGCGGCCCGAGTGGGTCGCGGAGGTGCGCTACGAGCACCTGCAGGGCGGCCGGTTCCGCCACGGCGGGCGGCTCGTGCGCTTCCGCCCCGACCGCGAGCCGGCGTCGTGCACATACGCGCAGCTGGAGGAAGCGCCGCCGGCCGAGCTGGCGACGTTGTTCGGGGAGGCGAGATGA
- the ligD gene encoding non-homologous end-joining DNA ligase — protein MSGVALELDGVELTISSPDKVYFPERGETKLDLVRYYQAVAGPLLDRLGGRPLLLERYPDGAGGKSWFQKRVPKTAPEWLTTTVVSTPNGTTSDALVAADLAHVLWAVNQGCLGFHVWPNRAASLDIADELRIDLDPSPGIGFPQLRDAAVLVREFLTGLGIEVHVKTSGSRGLHLYAILEPRWDGYQVRAAAVALARALERRHPDLITAQWWKEERGARVFVDFNQNAPHKTVFGAWCVRPRVGGQVSTPISWDGLATVVPDTLTLTSVPALVAQHGDPWAGANDRPQSIEPLLELSRSDLASGLMDAPWPPVYPKMPGEPPRVAPSRAKKT, from the coding sequence ATGAGCGGGGTGGCCCTGGAGCTCGACGGCGTCGAGCTGACGATCTCCAGCCCGGACAAGGTGTACTTCCCCGAGCGCGGCGAGACGAAGCTCGACCTCGTGCGCTACTACCAGGCCGTGGCCGGCCCGCTGCTCGACCGCCTCGGCGGCCGGCCTCTGCTGCTGGAGCGCTACCCGGACGGGGCCGGCGGCAAAAGCTGGTTTCAGAAGCGCGTGCCCAAGACCGCGCCCGAGTGGCTCACCACCACCGTCGTCTCCACGCCCAACGGCACCACCAGCGACGCCCTCGTGGCCGCCGACCTCGCCCACGTGCTGTGGGCCGTGAACCAGGGCTGCCTCGGTTTCCACGTGTGGCCGAACCGCGCCGCGTCCCTCGACATCGCCGACGAGCTGCGCATCGACCTCGACCCGTCGCCCGGCATCGGCTTCCCGCAGCTGCGCGACGCGGCGGTGCTCGTGCGCGAGTTCCTGACAGGGCTGGGCATCGAGGTCCACGTGAAGACCTCCGGCTCGCGCGGCCTGCACCTCTACGCCATCCTCGAACCCCGCTGGGACGGCTACCAGGTGCGCGCAGCCGCCGTCGCCCTCGCGCGAGCCCTCGAACGTCGCCACCCGGACCTCATCACGGCCCAGTGGTGGAAGGAGGAACGCGGCGCGCGCGTCTTCGTCGACTTCAACCAGAACGCCCCGCACAAGACGGTTTTCGGCGCGTGGTGCGTCCGCCCGCGGGTCGGCGGCCAGGTCTCCACGCCGATCTCGTGGGACGGCCTCGCCACCGTCGTCCCGGACACGCTGACCCTGACTTCTGTGCCCGCCCTCGTGGCCCAGCACGGCGACCCGTGGGCCGGTGCGAACGACCGGCCGCAGTCGATCGAGCCGCTGCTGGAGCTGTCCCGCTCGGACCTCGCGTCGGGCCTCATGGACGCTCCCTGGCCGCCGGTGTACCCGAAGATGCCGGGCGAGCCGCCCCGCGTGGCGCCGAGCCGCGCGAAGAAGACCTGA
- a CDS encoding GNAT family N-acetyltransferase — protein MDIEPCETTDPALHTLVAAMTAELVAVYGLPPDARPSPLPPRTHYLMGTGDGVALGCCAVQPEVQGWCLLNRMYVAPPARGSGLAAALVAAAEDVARRGGATGMRLETGLRQPAAMRLYAREGYRRVAAFPPHENDPESVCYQSGQK, from the coding sequence GTGGACATCGAGCCGTGCGAGACCACCGATCCGGCCTTGCATACCCTCGTCGCCGCCATGACGGCCGAACTCGTCGCCGTTTACGGTCTGCCGCCGGACGCCCGCCCGTCCCCCCTGCCTCCCCGCACCCACTACCTGATGGGCACCGGCGACGGCGTCGCCCTCGGCTGCTGCGCAGTTCAGCCCGAGGTCCAGGGCTGGTGCCTGCTCAACCGCATGTACGTCGCTCCGCCGGCTCGCGGGAGCGGGCTCGCCGCTGCCCTCGTGGCCGCCGCCGAGGACGTGGCCCGCCGGGGCGGCGCCACCGGAATGCGGCTCGAGACGGGCCTGCGGCAACCCGCGGCGATGCGGCTGTACGCGCGCGAGGGCTACCGGCGCGTCGCCGCGTTCCCGCCGCACGAGAACGACCCGGAGAGCGTCTGTTACCAATCCGGCCAAAAGTAG